A stretch of the Leptidea sinapis chromosome 17, ilLepSina1.1, whole genome shotgun sequence genome encodes the following:
- the LOC126969278 gene encoding uncharacterized protein LOC126969278 isoform X2, whose product MVRKYERMSGRQSWNEEEMAKAVAAVVSGKMGYKLAARTFHIPRSTLQRRASKVRYQQPDDTKPLMGHYRRVFTESQEKDLVGYIKSMEKYFMGVSRRDIRELAFQYAEDNHLNHPFDVNARMAGEDWVRNFLKRNPELLDKSEKEFDLEPVNFDQFYHFMCQSS is encoded by the coding sequence ATGGTAAGAAAATACGAAAGAATGAGCGGCCGCCAATCTTGGAATGAGGAGGAAATGGCGAAAGCTGTTGCAGCCGTCGTGTCAGGCAAGATGGGCTACAAACTGGCTGCCAGGACCTTCCACATACCTCGCTCTACCCTGCAGAGACGAGCCAGCAAAGTGAGATACCAACAGCCAGATGACACCAAACCCCTAATGGGACACTACAGACGCGTGTTCACTGAAAGCCAGGAAAAAGACTTAGTTGGATATATAAAGAGCATGGAGAAATACTTCATGGGTGTATCTAGGAGGGATATAAGAGAGCTGGCGTTTCAGTACGCTGAAGACAACCACCTAAACCACCCATTTGATGTAAACGCCAGAATGGCAGGCGAGGATTGGGTTAGGAACTTCTTGAAACGAAACCCGGAGTTACTAGACAAGTCGGAAAAAGAATTTGATCTGGAGCCGGTGAACTTCGACCAGTTCTACCACTTTATGTGTCAATCATCATGA
- the LOC126969278 gene encoding uncharacterized protein LOC126969278 isoform X1, producing the protein MWSAVVNTTVMVRKYERMSGRQSWNEEEMAKAVAAVVSGKMGYKLAARTFHIPRSTLQRRASKVRYQQPDDTKPLMGHYRRVFTESQEKDLVGYIKSMEKYFMGVSRRDIRELAFQYAEDNHLNHPFDVNARMAGEDWVRNFLKRNPELLDKSEKEFDLEPVNFDQFYHFMCQSS; encoded by the coding sequence ACAGTCATGGTAAGAAAATACGAAAGAATGAGCGGCCGCCAATCTTGGAATGAGGAGGAAATGGCGAAAGCTGTTGCAGCCGTCGTGTCAGGCAAGATGGGCTACAAACTGGCTGCCAGGACCTTCCACATACCTCGCTCTACCCTGCAGAGACGAGCCAGCAAAGTGAGATACCAACAGCCAGATGACACCAAACCCCTAATGGGACACTACAGACGCGTGTTCACTGAAAGCCAGGAAAAAGACTTAGTTGGATATATAAAGAGCATGGAGAAATACTTCATGGGTGTATCTAGGAGGGATATAAGAGAGCTGGCGTTTCAGTACGCTGAAGACAACCACCTAAACCACCCATTTGATGTAAACGCCAGAATGGCAGGCGAGGATTGGGTTAGGAACTTCTTGAAACGAAACCCGGAGTTACTAGACAAGTCGGAAAAAGAATTTGATCTGGAGCCGGTGAACTTCGACCAGTTCTACCACTTTATGTGTCAATCATCATGA